A single window of Neisseria chenwenguii DNA harbors:
- a CDS encoding glycosyltransferase family 4 protein, producing the protein MNRFPRIDIAVNCFRRGGGMESYTLDLVRGLTARQSAVTVYAAQTDPALPEYALTEVHQIRQNLIPKKLRPYLFSTQLENARNGSDAPLIACNPSAHADIFVCGGTHLGYLENMRQTATPLDKLTVRRNRSNYTTAKSVMAHSHLMRRELETLYGVPSEKIRVIHPPADTARFRPDPENAAAARAKYGFKDDETVFLFPSTGHKRKGLDLLAEFFEHTDLPVKLAVAGSPLPRPMKNAVGLGFCNNMPELYRAADFTIMASLYEPFGLVGVESVLCGTRAVLSDNMACTEVMNADAGFFFSRQRPETLAEAVSQAVALKQRSEHRIADPAAALTYDPTLEHHIDRLYQMLADYTQAV; encoded by the coding sequence ATGAACCGGTTCCCCCGTATCGACATCGCCGTCAACTGCTTCCGCCGCGGCGGCGGCATGGAGAGCTACACCCTCGACCTCGTGCGCGGGCTGACCGCACGGCAGAGCGCCGTAACCGTTTACGCCGCGCAGACCGACCCCGCCCTGCCCGAATACGCGCTGACGGAAGTGCACCAAATCAGGCAGAACCTGATCCCGAAAAAGCTGCGTCCCTATCTTTTCTCCACGCAGCTCGAAAACGCCCGAAACGGCAGCGATGCCCCGCTGATTGCCTGCAATCCCAGCGCTCATGCCGACATTTTCGTCTGCGGCGGCACGCATCTGGGCTATCTGGAAAATATGCGGCAAACCGCCACGCCGCTCGACAAGCTGACCGTGCGCCGCAACCGCAGCAATTACACCACCGCCAAATCCGTTATGGCACATTCGCACCTGATGCGGCGCGAGCTGGAAACACTGTACGGCGTGCCGTCTGAAAAAATCCGCGTCATCCACCCGCCCGCCGACACCGCCCGTTTCCGCCCCGACCCCGAAAACGCCGCAGCCGCCCGCGCCAAATACGGATTCAAAGACGACGAAACCGTGTTTCTATTCCCCTCCACCGGCCACAAACGCAAAGGCTTGGATCTGCTGGCGGAATTTTTCGAACACACCGATCTGCCCGTCAAACTCGCCGTCGCGGGCTCGCCGCTGCCGCGCCCGATGAAAAACGCAGTCGGACTCGGCTTCTGCAACAATATGCCCGAACTCTACCGTGCCGCCGATTTCACCATCATGGCCTCGCTCTACGAACCTTTCGGGCTGGTCGGTGTCGAATCCGTATTATGCGGCACGCGTGCCGTCCTCTCCGACAACATGGCCTGCACCGAAGTCATGAACGCAGACGCCGGCTTTTTCTTCTCCCGCCAACGCCCCGAAACGCTGGCCGAAGCCGTTTCCCAAGCCGTCGCCCTCAAACAGCGCAGTGAACACAGAATCGCCGACCCCGCCGCCGCGCTGACCTACGACCCGACATTGGAACACCATATCGACCGCCTGTACCAAATGCTGGCCGACTACACACAGGCCGTCTGA
- a CDS encoding DUF7832 domain-containing protein — MYDYIQFHTDENYPENLPPENAATHMGMYWQWAALQGLANPVWQTAPETAADFAAMQAGRMSGAQFLLKHMGGALTPEDFTEWGQRFTEFYYDDEEDGYGAFMEDYVKTLNTPALGGFYCAADTPETYAALAPVFQTAYLNWKRTLK, encoded by the coding sequence ATGTACGACTACATCCAATTCCACACCGACGAAAACTACCCCGAAAACCTGCCGCCCGAAAACGCCGCTACCCACATGGGCATGTACTGGCAATGGGCAGCCTTGCAGGGGCTGGCCAATCCCGTCTGGCAAACCGCACCCGAAACCGCCGCCGACTTCGCCGCCATGCAGGCCGGCCGCATGAGCGGTGCGCAGTTTCTGCTCAAACACATGGGCGGCGCACTCACGCCCGAAGACTTTACCGAGTGGGGGCAACGCTTTACCGAGTTCTACTACGACGACGAAGAAGACGGCTACGGCGCATTCATGGAAGACTACGTCAAAACCCTCAACACCCCCGCGCTGGGCGGCTTCTACTGCGCCGCCGACACCCCCGAAACCTACGCCGCCCTCGCCCCCGTTTTTCAGACGGCCTACCTCAACTGGAAACGCACGCTGAAATAA
- a CDS encoding aromatic amino acid transporter — MSDKTPSLFGGAMIIAGTVIGAGMFANPTATSGIWFLGSLAVLFYTWFSMLAGGLMLLEANTHYPYGASFDTMVKDLLGQVWNVINGLAVAFVLYLLTYAYIFVGGDLTAQGLGSLAGGKVSLPAGQLVFFSILAFCVWASTHLVDRLTSVLIGGMVLTFIWATGGLLGSVKLPVLFDTAAPADTQYWIYLAAALPVCLASFGFHGNVSSLLKYFNGDAPKVAKSLKAGTLLALVIYILWQLAIQGNLPRNEFAPVIAAEGQVSVLIGILAKFVAVGSVGTALSLFGYMAIATSFLGVTLGLFDYIADMFKWNGTAAGRTKTAALTFLPPLVCCLLFPTGFVTAIGYVGLAATVWTALVPAMLLYKARQKFGRSPQYSVRGGFGLMVWVFLFGLINIAAQVLSQLEWVPVFKG, encoded by the coding sequence ATGTCTGACAAAACCCCGTCGCTGTTTGGCGGCGCGATGATTATCGCCGGCACGGTAATCGGCGCCGGTATGTTTGCCAACCCCACCGCCACCTCGGGCATTTGGTTTCTCGGTTCGCTGGCGGTCTTGTTTTACACCTGGTTTTCCATGCTCGCGGGCGGGCTGATGCTGCTGGAAGCCAACACCCACTATCCGTACGGCGCGAGTTTCGACACTATGGTCAAAGACCTGCTCGGACAGGTTTGGAACGTCATCAACGGCCTTGCCGTGGCTTTCGTTTTATACCTGCTGACCTACGCCTATATTTTCGTCGGCGGCGACCTGACCGCACAGGGTTTGGGCAGTCTCGCCGGCGGCAAGGTTTCGCTGCCGGCCGGGCAACTGGTGTTCTTCAGCATTTTGGCCTTTTGCGTGTGGGCATCGACGCACTTGGTTGACCGCCTGACCTCGGTTTTAATCGGCGGCATGGTACTGACTTTTATTTGGGCGACGGGCGGCCTCCTGGGCAGCGTGAAACTGCCCGTATTGTTCGATACCGCGGCGCCTGCGGATACGCAATACTGGATTTACCTCGCAGCCGCCCTACCCGTCTGCCTTGCCTCGTTCGGCTTTCACGGCAATGTTTCCAGCCTGCTGAAATATTTCAACGGCGACGCGCCGAAAGTGGCGAAATCGCTCAAAGCGGGCACGCTGCTGGCGCTGGTCATCTACATCCTCTGGCAGCTTGCGATTCAGGGCAACCTGCCGCGCAACGAATTCGCGCCCGTGATTGCAGCGGAAGGACAGGTTTCGGTCTTGATTGGAATACTGGCGAAATTCGTCGCCGTCGGCAGCGTCGGCACGGCCTTGTCGCTGTTCGGCTATATGGCGATTGCCACCTCGTTTCTCGGCGTAACGCTCGGCCTCTTCGACTACATCGCCGATATGTTCAAATGGAACGGCACAGCCGCCGGCCGCACCAAAACTGCCGCGCTGACCTTCCTGCCACCGCTGGTCTGCTGCCTGTTGTTCCCCACCGGCTTCGTGACCGCCATCGGCTACGTCGGCCTCGCGGCTACCGTCTGGACGGCGCTCGTCCCCGCCATGCTGCTCTACAAAGCGCGGCAGAAGTTCGGCAGATCGCCGCAATACAGTGTGCGCGGCGGCTTCGGCCTGATGGTCTGGGTATTCCTGTTCGGCCTGATCAACATCGCCGCGCAGGTATTGAGCCAACTCGAATGGGTACCCGTGTTCAAAGGTTGA